The region TATGGTACAGAGCTATCCCTATTTGCACTAAAAGAATTTACAATTCCTAAAAGTATTATAGGAACACTTTAATAAAATAAAAACCGACAGTCAGCTGTCGGTTTTTATTTTATAATCATGAATTTGTCACCAGAAATTACTTCTCCCAAAAATCGGCATTTTTAATTCCTGCCTCTTTGGAATTAAAATACATATTTCCAGATTTCTTTTTAAGCTTATAGTCTTTCCATACTTTTAAAGTAACATTCCCCAGTAAAAGTATGGCAATAATATTTACCCATGCCATTAATCCTACGCCAAGATCTCCCAATGCCCACGCAATTTTTGCTTCCTTAACGGTTCCGAAGTATGCCGCAAACAAGAAGATAACTCTTAAAATCCAGATGTATGTTTTTTTGTTGCCGGACTTAATGAGATAAGAAATATTAGTCTCCGCGTAATAGTAATAAGCCATAATAGTGGTAAAGGCAAAGAAGAATAAAGCAAAAGCAACAAATTGCTTACCAATACCAGGGAAAACATGAGAGACTGCTGCCTGCGTAAAGCCTGTATAGTCAATTCCCGGAACATTTTGCACCAAATATGTATCGTTCGGTCCTAATACGTTATACTGTCCTGTAAATAGGATAATAAATGCGGTTGCAGAACATACAAATAGTGTATCTATATAAACTGAAAACGCCTGAACAAGACCTTGCTGAGCAGGATGTTTTACTTCCGCTGCTGCTGCTGCATGTGGAGCAGTCCCTTGACCAGCCTCATTGGAGTAAATTCCTCTTTTTACTCCCCAGGCTATAGCCATTCCGAAAATTCCGCTAAAGGTTGCATTCATATTGAATGCGGAACTAAAAATCAGTTTAAAAACGGAAGGAACTTCCTTAATGTTTAGAACAATAATAATGACTGCCATTAGAATATAAATTCCTGCCATAAATGGAACTACAAATTCTGCTGTTTTTCCAAGTCTTTTTACACCTCCAAATATAATCAGCGCTAATAGAACAATAATAAGAATTCCAACATAGTTTACCGGTAGCTCGCCAATCAGAGGAAAATTATAATGTTCTGTTCCTATAGAAAAAGAATTGTTTACAGCAGAGGCTATACTGTTACTTTGTACACCTGGAAGTAACAATCCTGTACTGATAATAGTAAGAACTGCGAATAATACTGCATACCATTTTACCCCAAGACCTTTTTCTATATAATAAGCTGCTCCGCCACGATATTCACCATTTGATTCCTGTTTGTACAGCTGCCCCAGAGTA is a window of Elizabethkingia anophelis R26 DNA encoding:
- a CDS encoding alanine/glycine:cation symporter family protein; this translates as MDKIIHSFSDLVWSDALIYLCLITGLYFSIRTGFLQVTYLKDMVRLLFSKNESDKGISSFQAFSLAISGRVGTGNIVGVATAIAMGGPGAVFWMWLIAFLGSASAFVEATLGQLYKQESNGEYRGGAAYYIEKGLGVKWYAVLFAVLTIISTGLLLPGVQSNSIASAVNNSFSIGTEHYNFPLIGELPVNYVGILIIVLLALIIFGGVKRLGKTAEFVVPFMAGIYILMAVIIIVLNIKEVPSVFKLIFSSAFNMNATFSGIFGMAIAWGVKRGIYSNEAGQGTAPHAAAAAEVKHPAQQGLVQAFSVYIDTLFVCSATAFIILFTGQYNVLGPNDTYLVQNVPGIDYTGFTQAAVSHVFPGIGKQFVAFALFFFAFTTIMAYYYYAETNISYLIKSGNKKTYIWILRVIFLFAAYFGTVKEAKIAWALGDLGVGLMAWVNIIAILLLGNVTLKVWKDYKLKKKSGNMYFNSKEAGIKNADFWEK